From a single Sorghum bicolor cultivar BTx623 chromosome 5, Sorghum_bicolor_NCBIv3, whole genome shotgun sequence genomic region:
- the LOC110435611 gene encoding probable kinase CHARK has translation MPTAMPQIVHGECANGGAGSPGTQACPPLRPWLPSCRRDLQLADDNSNVDVAIPVDSSENNIVHHHQSPDHCCSGDGSSAAALSSSHPNAAAAAVFLIFWSGGFFMGSFGGMRGSDNTNFTTHIEHILPFLSLYYSGVLVSHDLLVSKERPHHCTILACFVLDQFITDVKELVTSVYCFLTRKSVMVSLLVLLFSALIFGALDLALNKWSGMRRASDSAILHNYYDESHGRTLLAFNLDKDRVDLRMTAVNADGSGQDQKALAHWISDHNRDRSGKYYVTDKQKRPQKPHLSKHKTIKTGVAWWIVIASAIFVVVVVCCIAGLLWYKCRNRAQQNQPQVQLQLCRVKGPRPFKYNELAAATNNFSDENKLGQGGFGPVYRGFLTDPDRHVAVKVLSADSSWQGHKEFEAEVKVLTQLRHRNIVELVGWCDSNEGLLLVYELMAEGSLDKHLYNPVRVLSWQQRYKIILDLGSALLYLHRCCDKCIVHGDIKPENVMLDASYNAKLGDFGTARLIEHGAEPRATEIVAGTRGYIDPEFVNNHLRCPEADIYSFGVALLEIASGKRPASRSRQPDEASALLVCRLRDLYDQRMVLDAADAKMNGEFDQQQMERVLVMGLWCAHQDPSQRPSIVQAMDVLRSADAMLPVLPAMRDPQRVRILKEQAYGDLTGDGAAVDVVAAASTCYLTSKDSAYLLAEQ, from the exons ATGCCTACAGCTATGCCACAAATCGTCCACGGAGAGTGTGCCAATGGCGGAGCCGGCTCTCCTGGAACACAAGCTTGCCCACCTCTTCGACCATGGCTTCCTTCTTGTCGCCGTGACCTGCAGCTGGCCGACGACAACAGCAACGTCGACGTCGCTATTCCTGTGGACTCATCCGAGAACAACATCGTCCACCACCACCAGTCTCCGGACCACTGTTGCTCCGGTGATGGCTCTTCCGCCGCCGCCTTGTCCTCCTCCCATCCTAACGCTGCCGCTGCTGCAGTATTTCTCATATTTTGGAGCGGTGGTTTTTTCATGGGTAGTTTTGGAGGCATGCGTGGGAGCGACAACACAAATTTCACCACTCATATCGAACACATCCTACCATTTCTGTCTCTCTACTATTCAGGGGTCCTGGTGTCGCATGACTTGCTTGTGAGTAAAGAACGACCACACCACTGCACAATCTTGGCGTGCTTTGTTCTGGATCAGTTTATTACAGATGTCAAGGAGCTTGTGACCTCTGTGTATTGCTTCTTGACAAGGAAATCGGTGATGGTTAGCCTTCTTGTGCTGCTGTTTTCTGCTCTTATTTTCGGTGCTTTAGATCTGGCGCTCAATAAATGGTCAGGCATGAGAAGGGCGAGTGACAGCGCAATTTTACACAATTATTATGATGAGTCTCATGGTAGGACGTTACTTGCATTTAACCTTGACAAGGATAGAGTTGATCTGAGAATGACAGCGGTGAATGCTGATGGCTCTGGACAGGATCAGAAAGCACTTGCACATTGGATCTCAGATCATAACAGAGATCGGTCAGGCAAATATTATGTCACAGACAAGCAAAAAAGACCACAGAAGCCTCATCTGTCAAAACACAAGACAATCAAAACTGGCGTGGCTTGGTGGATTGTCATAGCTTCAGCTATCTTTGTTGTGGTGGTGGTCTGCTGTATTGCTGGTCTGCTTTGGTACAAGTGTAGGAACAGAGCGCAACAAAATCAGCCCCAAGTTCAACTTCAACTCTGCAGAGTAAAAGGACCTAGGCCATTCAAATACAACGAGCTGGCGGCTGCTACCAACAATTTCTCCGACGAGAACAAGCTTGGGCAAGGAGGGTTTGGCCCTGTGTACAGGGGCTTCTTGACGGACCCGGACCGCCATGTGGCTGTCAAGGTGCTGTCTGCAGACTCTTCTTGGCAAGGGCACAAGGAGTTTGAGGCAGAAGTCAAAGTCCTGACCCAGCTGAGGCACAGGAACATCGTGGAGCTCGTCGGCTGGTGTGACAGTAATGAAGGCCTCCTGCTCGTCTACGAACTGATGGCCGAAGGCAGCCTTGACAAGCATCTTTACAACCCTGTTAGAGTTTTATCATGGCAACAGAG GTACAAGATTATACTTGACTTGGGCTCTGCTTTGCTCTACCTCCACCGGTGCTGCGACAAATGCATCGTCCACGGCGACATCAAGCCTGAGAATGTGATGCTTGACGCCTCATACAACGCTAAGCTCGGTGACTTCGGGACAGCAAGGCTCATCGAGCACGGAGCAGAGCCACGAGCCACGGAAATCGTTGCTGGGACCCGTGGGTACATCGACCCAGAGTTCGTCAACAACCACCTTCGTTGCCCCGAGGCAGACATCTACAGCTTCGGCGTTGCCCTGCTCGAGATTGCTTCTGGCAAACGGCCGGCGTCGAGATCCAGACAGCCAGATGAGGCCTCTGCGCTGCTAGTCTGCAGGCTCCGTGACCTGTACGATCAGCGCATGGTTCTTGATGCAGCAGATGCCAAGATGAACGGCGAGTTCGACCAGCAGCAGATGGAGCGTGTGCTTGTTATGGGTCTCTGGTGTGCGCATCAGGACCCGAGCCAGCGACCGTCCATTGTGCAAGCTATGGATGTTCTGCGTTCTGCAGATGCAATGTTGCCGGTGCTTCCAGCTATGCGCGATCCGCAGCGCGTTCGCATCTTGAAGGAACAGGCTTACggcgatctcacaggtgatggtgctGCTGTGGATGTCGTCGCTGCTGCAAGTACCTGCTACCTTACTTCCAAGGATTCAGCGTATCTGCTTGCTGAGCAATGA